In Corvus moneduloides isolate bCorMon1 chromosome 3, bCorMon1.pri, whole genome shotgun sequence, one DNA window encodes the following:
- the SF3B6 gene encoding splicing factor 3B subunit 6, whose product MAMQAAKRANIRLPPEVNRILYIRNLPYKITAEEMYDIFGKYGPIRQIRVGNTPETRGTAYVVYEDIFDAKNACDHLSGFNVCNRYLVVLYYNANRAFQKMDTKKKEEQLKLLKEKYGINTDPPK is encoded by the exons ATGGCGATGCAAGCAGCCAAACGAGCCAAC ATCCGGCTCCCTCCGGAGGTCAACCGGATCCTGTACATCAGGAACCTGCCGTACAAAATCACGGCCGAGGAGATGTACGACATTTTTGGGAAGTACGGGCCCATCCGGCAGATCAGAGT TGGAAATACCCCTGAGACCAGAGGAACAGCCTACGTGGTCTATGAGGACATCTTCGATGCCAAGAACGCCTGTGACCACCTGTCGGGGTTCAACGTGTGCAACAGATACCTCGTGGTTCTGTACTACAATGCAAACAGG GCATTCCAAAAGATGgacacaaagaagaaagaagaacagCTTAAGCTTCTCAAGGAAAAATACGGAATTAACACAGACCCACCAAAATAA
- the TP53I3 gene encoding quinone oxidoreductase PIG3, which translates to MFAAYFDCPGGPENLYMKEVMKPDPGEGEVLVKVSASALNRADLLQRRGKYPPPKGASDILGLEAAGSVAGLGPGCSGQWKIGDAVMALLSGGGQAQYVTVPEGLLMPIPKDMTFTQAAAIPEAWLTAFQLLHFVGKVQEGETVLIHAGASGVGVAAIQLVRLAKAIPIVTAGTQEKLEATANAGAAAGFNYKIEDFSEKVLEFTQGSGVDTILDCVGGSYWEKNLNCLNTDGQWIIYGLLSGGEVHGDLLARLLSKRASIHTSLLRSRDKEYKERLVRAFTEKVLPHFSGGASPRLQPLVDSVYPLHAIAEAHRAMEENRNIGKIVIEIPVCFKKGPLQ; encoded by the exons atgtTTGCAGCCTATTTTGATTGCCCAGGAGGCCCAGAAAATCTCTATATGAAAGAAGTGATGAAACCAGATCCAGGAGAAGGAGAAGTTCTTGTGAAGGTCTCTGCCAGTGCTCTGAATCGGGCTGATTTACTCCAG aggAGAGGGAAGTACCCTCCCCCCAAAGGAGCAAGTGATATTTTAGGCCTAGAAGCAGCTGGGAGCGTGGCTGGGCTGGGTCCTGGCTGCTCAGGCCAGTGGAAGATCGGCGATGCAGTGATGGCTCTGCTCTCCGGGGGAGGCCAGGCACAATACGTGACAGTGCCCGAAGGCCTCCTGATGCCAATTCCCAAAGATATGACTTTTACTCAGGCTGCAGCCATTCCTGAAGCCTGGCTAACAGCATTTCAGCTGCTCCATTTTGTAG GTAAAGTACAGGAGGGCGAGACAGTGCTGATCCACGCTGGAGCCAGCGGGGTTGGCGTGGCAGCCATTCAGCTGGTGAGACTGGCAAAGGCTATTCCCATTGTGACAGCAGGAACTCAGGAGAAACTGGAAGCAACAGCaaatgctggagcagctgcagggttCAACTACAAGATTGAAGACTTCAGTGAAAAGGTCTTGGAGTTCACCCAAG GTTCTGGAGTAGATACTATCTTAGATTGTGTTGGTGGCTCATACTGGGAGAAGAATCTCAACTGTCTGAATACTGATGGCCAGTGGATTATTTATGGACTGCTGAGTGGAGGTGAAGTCCATGGGGATTTGCTGGCAAGGCTGCTTTCCAAAAGAGCCAGCATCCACACGAGCCTGTTACGGTCCCGAGACAAGGAG TACAAGGAGCGGCTGGTCAGAGCCTTCACAGAAAAGGTGCTGCCCCATTTTTCCGGAGGGGCTTCCCCGCGTCTCCAGCCCCTCGTGGACAGCGTTTACCCCCTGCACGCCATCGCCGAGGCACACCGGGCGATGGAGGAAAACAGGAACATCGGCAAAATCGTCATCGAAATTCCCGTTTGCTTCAAGAAAGGGCCGCTGCAGTag